The following coding sequences lie in one Mycobacterium sp. DL440 genomic window:
- a CDS encoding nitronate monooxygenase — MGPFDIRGLRRPVIVAPMAGGPSTPELAAAGSNAGGLGFLAAGYLTADALAERVTAARRLTSEPLGVNLFAPQPSAGTPEQVRAYADVLAGWAQRYGVALGEPRYDDDAWAAKLDAVLDLRPEVVSFTFGLPSEPEIARLRGAGIGTVGTVTTLDEAWLAVRRGVDALAVQGPGAGGHRGTFDPGASPASQSLDHLLADVLAAVDIPVAAAGGLISADDVAGVLAAGAVAAQLGTAFLLADESGSSPVHRAALQSPEFTETVVTRAFSGRYARGLRNRFITEHDGQAPLGYPEIHYLTSPVRKASVAAGDPQATNVWAGTGWRRARSGSVAEIIDGLTADR; from the coding sequence TGATCGTGGCGCCGATGGCAGGTGGGCCCTCGACGCCGGAATTGGCTGCGGCCGGCAGCAATGCCGGCGGGCTCGGGTTCCTGGCGGCCGGTTATCTGACCGCCGACGCGCTCGCCGAAAGAGTCACCGCGGCGCGCCGATTGACCTCCGAACCCCTCGGGGTGAATCTTTTTGCGCCCCAGCCCAGTGCGGGCACACCGGAACAGGTCCGGGCCTATGCCGACGTGCTGGCCGGTTGGGCGCAGCGCTACGGGGTGGCACTCGGTGAGCCGAGGTACGACGACGACGCGTGGGCCGCCAAGTTGGACGCGGTGCTGGACCTGCGGCCCGAGGTGGTCTCGTTCACGTTCGGATTGCCCAGCGAGCCCGAGATCGCCCGGTTGCGGGGTGCCGGGATCGGCACCGTCGGTACGGTGACGACGCTGGACGAAGCCTGGCTGGCAGTGCGGCGCGGCGTCGATGCCCTTGCGGTTCAGGGACCGGGAGCGGGTGGGCACCGCGGCACGTTCGATCCGGGCGCCTCGCCGGCATCGCAGTCACTGGATCACCTGCTGGCCGACGTGCTGGCGGCGGTGGACATCCCGGTTGCGGCGGCCGGCGGGTTGATCAGTGCCGACGATGTTGCGGGCGTCCTGGCCGCCGGTGCGGTGGCTGCCCAGCTCGGCACGGCGTTCCTGCTGGCCGATGAATCCGGCAGCAGCCCCGTGCACCGAGCCGCGCTGCAGAGTCCAGAGTTCACCGAAACTGTTGTGACGCGCGCATTTTCCGGTCGCTATGCGCGAGGGCTGCGTAACCGCTTCATCACCGAGCACGATGGGCAGGCCCCGTTGGGCTACCCCGAGATCCACTACCTGACCAGCCCGGTGCGCAAGGCCTCGGTGGCGGCGGGAGATCCGCAGGCCACCAATGTGTGGGCCGGCACCGGGTGGCGCCGGGCTCGCTCGGGATCGGTGGCCGAGATCATCGACGGGTTGACTGCGGACCGCTAG